The Gemmatimonadaceae bacterium DNA segment CGAGCGTGACGGGCCAGACGCCTGCCTCCGGTTCCCACGTCAACGCGATGCTCTCGCCGATTAGGGGCCGCACCATCCGCAGCGTGTCGCTTACGGCGGCGTTGAGGTCCAGCGGGCGCGGCGCGATGGTCTGCTTGCGCGCGTAGGTGAGGAGCTGCCGCGTAAGACTGGCTGAGTGCCGTGCGGCTCGCAGGATCACGTTGATATCCTCACTGTGCTCGTGCGTCGGCCCGAGCGCATCCCGCACGAACTCGGCGTGCCCGAGGATGATGGCCAGCGTGTTGTTGAAGTCGTGCGCCACGCCGCCGGCCAGCCGCCCGACCGCCTCGAGCTTCTGCGCCTCGCGTACCTGCTCCTCAAGGCGCTTGCGGGCCGAGATGTCGCGGGCGGCGGCGTAGGTCGCGGGCCCGCCGTTGAACTCGATTCGCGTGGCCTGCACCTCGACCTCGAAAATGCGGCCATCCACGCCGAGGAATCGCATCTCGACCAGCGGTGCCGGCTGGCCGAGTTCCAGCACCTGCCGCCGGCGCGCGAGGGCGAGGGCGTGGTCATCGGGGTGGATGCGGTCGAGCACGTCCTGCCCGAGCAGGGACTCAGCATTCGGCGCGCCGAAGAGTAGCACTGCAGCCGGATTCACGTAGGCGATGCGGCCCTCGCGCACGACATATGCCGCCTCGGGCGAGAACTCGACGAGGTCGCGGTACCAGTGCGCGGTCGGCGTTGCCGGCGTCAGGGGCTGAGAATCAGGCATCCTGAAAGTATCGACCGTTGCACAGGTCTGCGTGCGGTTTGGCGCGCGCAACACTCCGCAACATATCGACCCCTCCCCGCGTAGTCTCCGAGTCGCGGCACCGCCTCTTCCCCCAGAGCCAACCGAACTCGTGCGATTCCGCTCCACCGCACTCGCTGTCGCCGTTCTCGTCCCAACCCTCGCCGCAGCCCAGCCCGCGGACCCCAACACCGCCCAGTTGCGGGCCGTCCGCACGGACGAACTGATTGCGCTCGACGGTCGCGCACGCGAGGCCATTTGGGCGCAGGCGCCGGTCGCGGACGACTTCTACCAGTTCACCCCCGCGGAGGCGGGGCCCGCCCGCTTCCGCACCACCGTGCAGGTGGCCTACGACGACCGCACGCTGTACGTGTTCGTGCGGGCCTACGATCCCCAGCCGGACTCCATCGTGGCGTTCCTCAGCCGCCGCGACGTGCGCACGCCCTCCGACTGGATCAAGGTGGTCATCGACGGATTCCACGACCGACGTAGCGCGCTGCAGTTTATGGTCAACCCGCTGGGCGTGAAGCGCGACGCCACGGTGTACGGCGACGTCAGCGAGGACATCGCCTGGGACGGGGTCTGGGACGCTGCCGTCCACGTCGACACCGAGGGCTGGAGCGCCGAGTTCGCAATTCCGTTCAGCCAACTGCGCTTCACGCCCAAGGAAGAGCACGTCTTCGGTTTCGGCGTCTGGCGTGACATCGCACGCTTCGGCGAACGCGATGCCTGGCCGGTGTACCGGCCCTCGCGCCAAACCTTCGCCTCGCAGCTGGGCGATCTCGTCGGCATCAATGGCATCGGGCGCAACCGCCGCCTCGAGGTGATGCCGTATGCGGTGACGAAGAATGTCACTGAACGCTCGCCGACGGGTTGGCGGCATCCGCAGGAACAGGCGCTAGGACTCGACCTGAAGGCCGGGCTCACGACCAACATCACGGTCGACGCCACCATCAACCCGGACTTCGGTCAGGTCGAGATGGATCCGGCGGTGCTGAACCTCAGCGCCTTCGAGATTCGCTTCGAGGAGCGGCGTCCGTTCTTTCAGGAAGGCGTGAACCTCTTTCGCTGCGCCGGACCTTGCGAAGGCATCTTCTATACCAGACGGGTGGGCCGCACGCCGCAGTTGCGCGCAGCCGCGACCGATCCGCGCTTCTCCCGCATCCAAGCGGCGGCCAAGGTGACCGGTCGCTTCGAGGGCGGCGCCCAGTTCGGCCTCGTCGCCGTCTCCTCGGCCCGCGAGGCGGGGAGCCTCGGCCAGACGATCGAGCCGCAGACCACCACCGTCGTCGGGCGGCTCGTGCAGGACTTCCGCGGCGGTCGCTCGCAGTTCGGCACGATGGTCACCGGGCTCGTGCGCGATCTCGACGCGTCCACGGAGCCGTTGCTGCGCCGCGAGGCCTATACGCTGCTGCTGCAGGGCTACCATCGCTTCGCAGACCGATGGGAAGTCTCGGGGTACGCGGGGCGGTCCACCGCCCGCGGCAGCGCGGACGCGATTGCCCGCACGCAGCTCAGCAGCGTGCATTTCCATCAGCGTCCTGACCACGAGGTGGCCTACGACCCCTCGCGCACCTCGCTCGACGGCGGCGTCACGTCGCTGCAACTGCGGCGCTACGCCGGCCGCGTACGCTGGGAGACGACCACACGCTACGCCGAGCCGATGACGGAACTGAACGACCTCGGCTTCGTCACCCTCGTGAACGATGTGATGCTGCGGAACGTGCTCACCGTGGCGGCGCTACGCCCGGGCGGCTGGCACCGGCGGGTGAACGCGGCGGTCTCCAGCGAACAGCATTGGACCACCGGCGGACTCCCCGCCGCCTCCACCGTGCAACTCCGTGGTTTCGCCGAGTTCGTGAACTTCTGGACCAGCAACTTCACGCTCACGGGGAGCCAGCTCGGCAGCACGCACTGCGTCTCCTGCGCCCGTGGCGGCCCCGCGCTGCGAATGTCGCCGCAAGGCACCGCCGCCGTCACGCTCAACGGGGACGCGCGGCGACCGTTGATTCCGGGCGTCGCGCTGATCGGCAGTGTCGGGGATGAGGGGCGCAGCTGGGCGCGGCGAGTCGAGGCCGGGCTCGAGGCACGCTTCGGTACACGCACGTCCGTCTCGCTTGCCGGCGGCGCCGAGCATCGTGTCATCGACGCACAGTGGGTCTCCAACCACGGCGCGACCCTGAGCGACACCACGCACTTCACCTTCGCACGGCTCGACCAGGACCTGCTCGACCTCACCGCGCGCGCCAACGTCACGCTCAGTCCGACGCTCAGCATCCAGCTCTACGCGCAGCCCTTCCTGGCCAGCGGCGACTACAGCAATTGGCGTGAGCTGGATGACCCGCGTGCCGAGGCGTACGATGCGCGCTTCCGCCCGTACGGCGGCGGGGCCGATCCCGGCGGGTTCAATGGCAAGCAGTTCAACTCCAACGCCGTCGTGCGCTGGGAGTATCGCCCGGGGTCTGTGCTCTTCGTCGTGTGGCAGCAGGGGCGGCAGGACAACCGGGATCCGGGCAGCTTCGAGCTCGGACGTGACCTGCGCAACCTGTTCGGGACGCATCCGGACAACACGATTCTGGTGAAGCTGTCCTACTGGTTCAACCCCTAGCCCCGCGTTGTACCGCGCCCGCGCCCGCGGTAACTTTCCCGTATGTCACGCCCCATTCGTGTGCTCGTCGCCAAGCCCGGTCTCGATGGTCACGACCGCGGTGCCAAGGTCGTCGCCGCCGCTCTCCGCGACGCCGGGATGGAAGTCATCTACACCGGCCTCCACCAGACCCCCGAGATGATCGCCTCGGCCGCCGTCCAAGAAGACGTCGACGTCGTCGGGCTCAGCATCCTCTCCGGCGCCCATATGACGCTCTTCCCCCGCGTGCACGCGCTGCTGCGCGAGCAGGGCCGCGACGACGTGCTCATCACCGGCGGCGGCATCATCCCAAAGGAGGATATGGCCGCCCTCGAAGCGCAGGGCATCGGCAAGCTCTTCGGCCCCGGCACCTCGACGGCGGACCTGGTCGAGTACATCAAGGGATGGTTCGCCGAGCGGCAGTCGCAGGAAGCGTGACCGCCTCGCGAAAGGAGGCACCCGCAGGCACCTCGCGTCCACGGCTCCGCGAACTCGCCGAGGCCTGCCGCGAACTGGAGAGCCGCCTGCGTCTCGGCGGCGGCCCCGACCGCATCGCCAAGCAGCACGCGCAGGGCAAGCTCACGGCCCGTGAGCGCGTCGCCGGCTTGAAGGACCCGCGAAGCGCCTTCCTCGAGTTCGGTCTGCTCGTCGCGCACGACCAGTACGACGGCGAGGCGCCCGGCGCCGGCGTCGTCACCGGCATCATCCAGGTGCAGGGCCGCGAGTGCGTCGTCGTCGCCAACGATGCGACGGTGAAGGCGGGCTCCTGGTGGCCGGAGACGATTCCCAAGATCCTGCGCGCGCAGGAATGCGCGATGCGCTGCCGCATCCCGATCATCTACCTCGTGGATTCGGCGGGCGTGAACCTGCCGTACCAAGGCGGCGTCTTTCCCGGCCAGTATGGGGCGGCCCGCATCTTCTATTACAACTCGTTGATGCGGCGCTTCCTGCGGATTCCGCAGCTCGCGGCGGTGATGGGGCAGTGCGTGGCGGGCGGCGCGTATCTCCCGGCGCTCAGCGACGTCATCCTGATGGTGAAAGGCAGCTCCTTTATGGGGCTCGGTGGCCCGAACTTGGTGAAGGGCGCCACCGGCCAGTCCGTGGACGGCGAGACGCTCGGCGGCGCGACGATGCACACCACCGTCAGTGGCGTGGCGCACTACGAGGCCGCCGACGACGCCAGCTGCCTGCAGATGCTGCGCGACCAGGTGGCGCGGCTCGCGCCGCCGCCGCGCGTGGCTCCGCACGATCCGACGGCCACGCCGCGCACGGACCCGCAGGCGCTCTACGACATCCTGCCCAGCGACCACCGGATGTCCTACGACGTCCACGAGGCGTTGGCGGCGCTTCTCGACGACGGCGCACTGGACGAGTTCCAGCCGAACCTCGCGCGCGAGATGATCTGCGGCGACGCGCGCGTCGAAGGCATTCCGGTCGGCGTCATCGCGAACGCGCGCGGACTCATCAAGGGGCGCGCCGGTGAGCAGCCCCGCTTCGGCGGCATCATCTACGCGGAGAGCGCCGAGAAGGTCGCGTTCTTCATCGAGCGATGCGACCGCCAGGGCATCCCGCTGCTCTTCGTGCAGGACGTTTCCGGCTTTATGGTCGGCAAGGAGGCCGAGCACGAAGGCATCATCCGTGCGGGCGCCCGCTGGGTGGAGGCGATGGCCACGGCGACGGTGCCCAAGCTCGTCCTCACGGTCAACCACGCGAGCGGCGCGGGCTACTACGCGATGGCGGGGCAGGGCTTCGACCCCGACTTCATCTTCTCCTGGCCCACCGGCCGGATGGCGGTGATGGAAGGCGAGTCGGCCGTGGCTGCCGTGCACGGACCCGCACTCGCGGCGGCAAAGGCGTCGGGCAAGGATCCGTCGCCGGCGGTGCAGGCGGCCATCGACGAGATGCGCGATGACTACGAGCAGCAACTCGATGCGCGTTACGCTGGAGCGCGCGGCTACATCGATGCGATCGTCTACCCTGAAGACACTCGGGCGACTTTGGCGATGGCCCTCCGCGCTGCCTGGCAGAATCCCGGTCCGCACCTCGGCCCGTATGTGATTCCGCCGCTCGTCGGTCCGACGCGCTGACGCGCGGCCGCGTGTGATGTCCACAAGCGCGTTCGTCATTTACGGGGCCACCGGCTACACCGGGCGGCTGATCGTCGCGGAAGCGCTGGCCCAGGGGCTGCGGCCGGTGATTTCCGGTCGCGATGCCGCATCGCTCGCGGTGTTCGCTGCCGAGACGAGGCTGGAGTCGCGCCCTGCTTCCCTCGACGATCCGGTGGCGCTCGACCGCGCCCTCTCCGGAATGCGCGCGGTCCTCCATTGCGCCGGCCCGTTCCACCGGATGGCTGGCCCGATGCTCGAGGCCTGCCTGCGCAATCGCGTGCACTATCTGGATATCACCGGCGAGATCGCAGTCTTCGAGCGGATGGCGGCGGCAGACGCAGAGGCGCGCGAGGCTGGCATCGTCGTGCTCCCGGGCGTCGGCTTCGACGTCGTCCCCAGCGACTGCTTGGCCGCGCACCTGAGTCGCCGCCTGCCGGATGCCGCCTCGCTGACGCTCGCGTTCACCGGAGGCACGGGCCTCTCCCGCGGCACCGCGACGACGATGGTCGAGGGGATCGCGCAGGGCGGCGCGCTGCGTCGGGGTGGACGCCTCGTGAGGGTGCCAGCCGCGTACGCTACGCGCGAGATCGACTTCGGTGACCGCACGCGCCACTGCGTGACGATCCCGTGGGGCGATGTCTCCACGGCGTTCCACTCGACCGGGATCCCCGACATCGCGGT contains these protein-coding regions:
- a CDS encoding carbohydrate binding family 9 domain-containing protein produces the protein MRFRSTALAVAVLVPTLAAAQPADPNTAQLRAVRTDELIALDGRAREAIWAQAPVADDFYQFTPAEAGPARFRTTVQVAYDDRTLYVFVRAYDPQPDSIVAFLSRRDVRTPSDWIKVVIDGFHDRRSALQFMVNPLGVKRDATVYGDVSEDIAWDGVWDAAVHVDTEGWSAEFAIPFSQLRFTPKEEHVFGFGVWRDIARFGERDAWPVYRPSRQTFASQLGDLVGINGIGRNRRLEVMPYAVTKNVTERSPTGWRHPQEQALGLDLKAGLTTNITVDATINPDFGQVEMDPAVLNLSAFEIRFEERRPFFQEGVNLFRCAGPCEGIFYTRRVGRTPQLRAAATDPRFSRIQAAAKVTGRFEGGAQFGLVAVSSAREAGSLGQTIEPQTTTVVGRLVQDFRGGRSQFGTMVTGLVRDLDASTEPLLRREAYTLLLQGYHRFADRWEVSGYAGRSTARGSADAIARTQLSSVHFHQRPDHEVAYDPSRTSLDGGVTSLQLRRYAGRVRWETTTRYAEPMTELNDLGFVTLVNDVMLRNVLTVAALRPGGWHRRVNAAVSSEQHWTTGGLPAASTVQLRGFAEFVNFWTSNFTLTGSQLGSTHCVSCARGGPALRMSPQGTAAVTLNGDARRPLIPGVALIGSVGDEGRSWARRVEAGLEARFGTRTSVSLAGGAEHRVIDAQWVSNHGATLSDTTHFTFARLDQDLLDLTARANVTLSPTLSIQLYAQPFLASGDYSNWRELDDPRAEAYDARFRPYGGGADPGGFNGKQFNSNAVVRWEYRPGSVLFVVWQQGRQDNRDPGSFELGRDLRNLFGTHPDNTILVKLSYWFNP
- a CDS encoding cobalamin B12-binding domain-containing protein translates to MSRPIRVLVAKPGLDGHDRGAKVVAAALRDAGMEVIYTGLHQTPEMIASAAVQEDVDVVGLSILSGAHMTLFPRVHALLREQGRDDVLITGGGIIPKEDMAALEAQGIGKLFGPGTSTADLVEYIKGWFAERQSQEA
- a CDS encoding acyl-CoA carboxylase subunit beta encodes the protein MVRRAAVAGSVTASRKEAPAGTSRPRLRELAEACRELESRLRLGGGPDRIAKQHAQGKLTARERVAGLKDPRSAFLEFGLLVAHDQYDGEAPGAGVVTGIIQVQGRECVVVANDATVKAGSWWPETIPKILRAQECAMRCRIPIIYLVDSAGVNLPYQGGVFPGQYGAARIFYYNSLMRRFLRIPQLAAVMGQCVAGGAYLPALSDVILMVKGSSFMGLGGPNLVKGATGQSVDGETLGGATMHTTVSGVAHYEAADDASCLQMLRDQVARLAPPPRVAPHDPTATPRTDPQALYDILPSDHRMSYDVHEALAALLDDGALDEFQPNLAREMICGDARVEGIPVGVIANARGLIKGRAGEQPRFGGIIYAESAEKVAFFIERCDRQGIPLLFVQDVSGFMVGKEAEHEGIIRAGARWVEAMATATVPKLVLTVNHASGAGYYAMAGQGFDPDFIFSWPTGRMAVMEGESAVAAVHGPALAAAKASGKDPSPAVQAAIDEMRDDYEQQLDARYAGARGYIDAIVYPEDTRATLAMALRAAWQNPGPHLGPYVIPPLVGPTR
- a CDS encoding saccharopine dehydrogenase NADP-binding domain-containing protein, with the protein product MSTSAFVIYGATGYTGRLIVAEALAQGLRPVISGRDAASLAVFAAETRLESRPASLDDPVALDRALSGMRAVLHCAGPFHRMAGPMLEACLRNRVHYLDITGEIAVFERMAAADAEAREAGIVVLPGVGFDVVPSDCLAAHLSRRLPDAASLTLAFTGGTGLSRGTATTMVEGIAQGGALRRGGRLVRVPAAYATREIDFGDRTRHCVTIPWGDVSTAFHSTGIPDIAVYTAVPRKTVRLMRLARPLLPLLGMAPMQRLLKARIAARTPGPSAERRAGAQSRLWGEATAPDGRSAQARVVAPDGYTLTALTAVAAAVRVAEGTVAAGFQTPSRAFGADFILTIPGTAREDLP